In Dyadobacter subterraneus, a single genomic region encodes these proteins:
- a CDS encoding aminopeptidase P family protein produces the protein MKDISTKNILIKAKLATLLLSFWATIGFAQIPVPTDYLTKDFHKGRREALRQLLPPNSVMAIFAYPVRNFSNDVDYKYHPNPDLYYFSGYNEPNAVLLIFKDNQKDSANRSYNELFFVQKKDAQREQWTGKRLGIEGVKAAGFSHVYNAEDFGRYAPDLSKFDKIIFEFPQDIADKLNQSDDIYDLVKTFKKKTAMPEDFDDEVLGDLMSLRQYPKLLASVPRLTSYYQALADKNERYKNNSLVTKIIQVKDSTEVTKLLAEMDAMKYNPALYSLYTKQLRQIKTAEELVLMRKTVEISALAHREAMKAIKPDMSELELQGVQEFIHKKLGAEYVGYPSIAGAGANGCVLHYIENNATSVGNNKMILMDIGAEYHGYSADITRTFPSNGKFTPEQKQIYDIVIDAQEAVFKICKEGTSFQEIEKTARDVVAKGLVKLGILKDESESRTYFPHGCSHFLGLDVHDKGIYDKLLENMIITVEPGIYIPEGSNCDKKWWGIAVRIEDDVLIKKDKYEILSSAAPRKTEDVEKVAAQKSFVDNLSEELKK, from the coding sequence TTGAAAGATATCTCAACAAAAAATATTCTGATTAAAGCGAAACTGGCCACTTTGCTCTTATCCTTTTGGGCCACAATCGGCTTCGCACAAATTCCTGTGCCCACGGATTATCTTACAAAGGATTTCCACAAAGGAAGACGTGAAGCACTCCGACAATTGCTTCCTCCCAATTCAGTAATGGCGATTTTCGCCTATCCGGTCAGGAATTTTTCCAATGATGTAGATTATAAATATCACCCAAATCCTGATCTGTATTATTTCAGCGGATACAACGAGCCGAATGCTGTATTGCTGATTTTTAAAGACAACCAGAAAGATTCCGCCAATAGGTCTTACAACGAATTGTTTTTTGTTCAGAAAAAAGATGCGCAGAGAGAGCAATGGACTGGAAAACGTCTTGGTATTGAAGGTGTGAAAGCCGCAGGTTTTTCCCATGTTTATAATGCCGAAGACTTCGGGCGTTATGCACCTGATCTTTCAAAATTTGATAAAATCATTTTTGAATTCCCACAGGATATTGCTGATAAACTTAACCAGTCGGATGACATTTACGATTTGGTAAAAACATTCAAAAAGAAAACGGCAATGCCGGAAGATTTTGACGATGAAGTACTTGGCGATTTAATGTCGCTTAGACAATATCCTAAATTACTAGCTTCTGTCCCAAGACTTACTTCTTATTACCAGGCGTTGGCTGACAAAAACGAACGGTACAAAAATAATTCGCTTGTTACCAAAATCATACAGGTAAAAGATTCAACAGAAGTGACGAAGCTGTTGGCAGAAATGGATGCAATGAAATATAATCCTGCGCTTTACAGTCTTTACACCAAACAATTAAGACAAATTAAAACTGCCGAAGAACTGGTTTTGATGAGAAAAACAGTAGAAATATCTGCTCTGGCGCATCGGGAAGCTATGAAAGCGATTAAGCCTGATATGTCGGAACTTGAATTGCAGGGAGTTCAGGAATTTATTCATAAAAAACTGGGTGCTGAATATGTCGGATACCCGTCTATCGCCGGAGCCGGTGCCAATGGCTGTGTGCTGCATTATATTGAAAACAATGCAACCAGTGTTGGGAATAACAAAATGATACTGATGGATATTGGCGCGGAATACCACGGCTATTCTGCTGATATCACCAGAACTTTTCCTTCAAACGGCAAATTCACTCCGGAACAAAAACAGATTTATGATATCGTTATTGACGCACAGGAGGCGGTTTTTAAAATTTGCAAAGAGGGAACATCTTTTCAGGAAATTGAAAAAACAGCCCGTGATGTGGTAGCAAAAGGATTGGTAAAACTGGGTATTTTGAAAGATGAATCGGAAAGCCGGACCTACTTCCCGCATGGTTGTTCACATTTCCTTGGATTGGATGTACATGACAAAGGCATTTATGACAAGCTGCTTGAAAATATGATCATTACCGTAGAGCCTGGAATTTATATTCCGGAGGGCAGCAATTGTGATAAAAAATGGTGGGGAATAGCGGTAAGAATTGAAGATGATGTTTTGATCAAAAAAGATAAATATGAAATCTTGTCCTCCGCTGCACCAAGAAAAACAGAAGATGTTGAAAAAGTGGCGGCACAAAAAAGTTTTGTGGATAATCTGTCTGAGGAATTGAAAAAATAG
- a CDS encoding ScyD/ScyE family protein, whose protein sequence is MKTLPFLRNLFLLAFVVASCTDHDFFQEPTQFKSDEVAGGFAAPLGITHDANNNLWITEQGDGSGKTGKISVITPDGKVYPGIIGFNSVISPEKAPSGLTHLTYKDGKLYILHGPDGKLFIADVSKFKPGTDPAIDASTLISEPIGAFVLGSKFKIPKNESNLFNMTWGPEGDLYITDAAANAIVHRAADKSLSIFAEFDPYYTPTDTIDFVPTGIVYDGSKFLVTSLSGGPFIKGLATIKEVSTGGVIKPYGEKFTTLVDIVLTPGNKPLVVSFAEFSLTTTPPNFVPFTGQIQSGDGTTIAGGLMMPTDLERTGDKTYYYVSLALAKVFKLTY, encoded by the coding sequence ATGAAAACCTTACCATTTCTACGTAATTTATTTCTGTTGGCCTTCGTTGTCGCAAGCTGTACGGATCACGACTTTTTTCAGGAACCGACACAATTTAAATCCGATGAAGTTGCCGGCGGATTTGCCGCTCCACTTGGAATTACACATGATGCAAATAATAATTTGTGGATAACAGAGCAGGGAGACGGTTCGGGAAAAACCGGCAAAATTTCTGTGATTACGCCCGATGGAAAAGTTTACCCTGGCATTATTGGTTTTAATTCCGTTATCAGTCCTGAAAAAGCACCAAGCGGATTGACTCACTTAACATATAAAGACGGAAAGCTTTACATTTTACATGGGCCAGATGGGAAATTATTCATTGCTGATGTTTCCAAATTTAAACCCGGAACAGATCCTGCTATTGATGCCTCAACATTGATTTCTGAACCCATCGGTGCATTTGTTTTGGGTTCCAAATTTAAAATCCCTAAAAATGAATCTAATTTATTTAATATGACCTGGGGGCCGGAAGGCGATCTCTATATTACCGATGCAGCTGCTAATGCCATCGTTCATCGTGCTGCTGATAAGTCACTTAGCATTTTTGCTGAGTTTGATCCCTATTACACGCCAACTGACACCATCGATTTTGTACCAACCGGCATTGTTTATGATGGATCAAAATTCCTTGTTACTTCGCTTAGCGGGGGACCTTTTATTAAGGGATTGGCTACAATTAAAGAGGTTAGTACAGGCGGAGTTATAAAACCTTACGGAGAAAAATTTACGACTTTGGTCGACATTGTTCTTACACCCGGGAATAAACCACTTGTTGTCTCTTTCGCCGAATTTTCTTTGACAACAACACCTCCGAATTTTGTTCCTTTTACAGGACAAATTCAAAGTGGTGACGGAACTACGATCGCAGGTGGGTTAATGATGCCAACAGATTTGGAAAGAACCGGCGACAAAACTTACTATTATGTTTCCCTGGCACTGGCAAAAGTTTTCAAACTAACTTATTGA
- a CDS encoding alpha-amylase family glycosyl hydrolase has protein sequence MGNLKSISDIDFHNLIKPEYFPSPDAWEDQVLYFLLLDRFSDNKEKGFLDNEGNIIGTGNTAKYLPVDFENAIQTDPEAATWREAGQKFVGGNLVGLKSKIGYLKRLGISAIWISPVFKQVASQETYHGYGIQDFLDIEPRFGTTQDLIDVVKTAHEHGIYVILDIILNHSGDVFGYINGQPDYQNGKTFPVEGFRNAAGTPDLPLGLVGDDKYPDAAIWPKELQTADAFTQKGKIIHWDDSPEFLEGDFEVLKDLHHGSGTVDNYSPSDTLIALTKAYKYWIALTDIDGFRIDTVKHMDPGATRYFASVIKEFTMTIGKENFYLIGEITGGRQRAFDTLEITGLNAALGIDDIPDKMEYLVKGYRNPADYFNLFRNSELVHKESHIWFRNKVVTLFDDHDQVRKGDNKARFCANDSGALSLIAVVGLNLTSLGIPCIYYGTEQGFDGKGGNDRYIRESMFGGDFGAFRSKHAHFFDEENPRFPEIAKIAAIRKEHFALRRGRQYLRQISGNGTEFGYPVLMGDRMTTIVAWSRICDEEEILCAFNTDQENETIAYVTIDESLHEIDSNLKCLYASAPSPAQVNVETRNGKAVRLTIPPAGFVIYG, from the coding sequence ATGGGAAATTTGAAATCAATCTCGGATATAGACTTTCACAATTTGATCAAACCTGAATATTTCCCGTCTCCGGATGCCTGGGAAGATCAGGTTTTATATTTTTTACTGCTCGATCGCTTTTCGGATAATAAAGAAAAAGGTTTTCTTGATAATGAGGGAAACATCATAGGCACCGGAAATACTGCAAAATATTTGCCTGTGGATTTTGAAAATGCAATTCAAACAGATCCGGAAGCGGCAACATGGAGAGAAGCCGGACAAAAGTTTGTCGGAGGAAATCTTGTTGGTTTGAAAAGTAAAATCGGTTATCTGAAACGGCTCGGAATTTCTGCGATCTGGATCAGTCCGGTCTTTAAACAAGTGGCATCGCAGGAAACTTATCACGGTTATGGCATTCAGGATTTTCTGGATATTGAACCAAGATTTGGCACAACGCAGGACCTTATTGATGTGGTAAAAACAGCGCATGAACATGGAATTTATGTAATCCTTGATATTATTTTAAATCACAGCGGTGATGTTTTTGGTTATATAAACGGTCAGCCGGATTATCAAAATGGTAAAACTTTCCCGGTAGAAGGATTTAGAAATGCTGCCGGAACTCCTGATTTACCGCTTGGTTTAGTTGGTGATGACAAATATCCGGATGCCGCGATTTGGCCAAAAGAACTGCAAACCGCTGACGCATTTACGCAAAAAGGAAAAATAATTCATTGGGATGATAGTCCGGAATTTCTGGAAGGTGATTTTGAAGTACTGAAAGATTTGCACCACGGCTCTGGTACTGTTGATAATTATAGTCCATCCGATACGCTGATTGCTTTAACCAAAGCATATAAATACTGGATCGCGCTAACCGATATTGATGGTTTCCGGATTGATACCGTAAAACATATGGATCCCGGTGCGACGAGATATTTTGCATCTGTGATCAAAGAATTTACAATGACGATTGGGAAGGAAAATTTTTACCTGATCGGAGAAATAACCGGTGGGCGCCAGAGAGCTTTTGATACTTTGGAAATTACCGGTTTAAATGCTGCGCTCGGTATTGATGATATTCCCGATAAAATGGAATACCTGGTAAAAGGTTACCGGAATCCTGCTGATTATTTTAATCTTTTCAGAAACTCGGAACTTGTTCATAAAGAATCACATATCTGGTTCCGGAATAAAGTTGTGACACTTTTTGATGATCATGATCAGGTGAGGAAAGGTGATAATAAGGCACGTTTCTGTGCAAATGATTCCGGTGCTTTATCGCTTATCGCCGTTGTTGGTTTAAATCTTACTTCACTTGGTATTCCCTGCATTTATTATGGCACGGAACAAGGTTTTGACGGAAAAGGTGGAAATGATCGTTACATCAGGGAATCCATGTTTGGTGGAGATTTTGGCGCTTTCCGGAGTAAGCATGCACATTTTTTCGATGAAGAAAATCCCAGGTTTCCTGAAATTGCTAAGATTGCAGCGATAAGAAAAGAACATTTTGCACTGAGAAGAGGCCGTCAATATTTAAGACAGATTTCTGGGAACGGAACAGAATTTGGATATCCTGTTTTAATGGGCGACCGGATGACGACCATTGTGGCATGGTCAAGAATTTGTGATGAGGAAGAGATTTTGTGCGCATTTAATACCGATCAGGAAAATGAAACCATCGCTTACGTCACAATTGACGAAAGTTTGCATGAAATCGATTCTAATCTGAAATGTTTATACGCTTCCGCCCCGAGTCCGGCCCAGGTTAATGTTGAAACAAGAAATGGCAAGGCTGTTCGCCTCACCATTCCTCCTGCCGGTTTTGTAATTTATGGTTGA
- a CDS encoding cytochrome c, whose product MITKILKRTGIIIGGLLVFLLVFYTYIYFNVESRVNKVYEVKVQNLAIPTDSISLAKGKHLAEIRACTGCHGTDFSGGIAFADDTSPVGILYSTNITSGKGGINYSDMDWIRALRHGLGKDNRALWFMPSHEIYEISNQDMASLISYVKTRPPVDKENRIKSLKPLGRILTFFDQFPLLPAEKIDHNAVPVDAVAVSVTPEYGKYLAITCTGCHGENFKGGEAHGPNEPPIPDISSTGNLGKWTSEGFVTTLQTGKKPNGKQLNPAMPWKAFNYTNEELNAIYTYLHGLP is encoded by the coding sequence ATGATCACTAAAATTCTGAAACGGACTGGCATTATCATTGGCGGACTTCTTGTTTTTCTTCTGGTTTTTTACACCTATATCTACTTTAATGTGGAGTCGCGGGTGAATAAAGTTTATGAAGTAAAAGTGCAGAATTTGGCCATTCCTACGGACAGTATTTCTTTGGCAAAAGGCAAACATTTGGCTGAGATTCGGGCATGTACCGGTTGTCACGGAACAGATTTTTCCGGTGGAATTGCCTTCGCAGATGATACGTCTCCTGTTGGAATTTTATATAGCACCAACATTACAAGTGGAAAAGGAGGAATAAATTATAGTGATATGGATTGGATCAGGGCTTTGCGTCATGGACTTGGTAAAGATAACCGCGCACTTTGGTTTATGCCATCTCATGAAATATATGAGATTTCAAATCAGGATATGGCTTCATTGATAAGTTACGTCAAAACCCGTCCGCCAGTTGATAAAGAAAACAGGATCAAATCCTTAAAACCCCTCGGCAGAATTCTCACATTTTTTGATCAATTTCCACTTTTGCCAGCCGAAAAGATAGATCACAATGCCGTTCCTGTTGATGCTGTTGCGGTTTCCGTCACACCTGAATACGGAAAATATCTGGCCATTACCTGTACAGGTTGTCACGGAGAAAATTTCAAGGGAGGAGAAGCACACGGACCAAACGAACCACCTATTCCGGACATCAGCTCAACCGGAAATTTAGGAAAATGGACTTCCGAAGGTTTTGTGACAACACTTCAAACTGGCAAAAAACCTAATGGAAAGCAGTTAAATCCGGCAATGCCCTGGAAAGCTTTCAACTATACAAATGAAGAATTGAATGCAATTTATACCTATCTGCACGGTCTTCCGTAA